The Scyliorhinus canicula chromosome 13, sScyCan1.1, whole genome shotgun sequence genome contains a region encoding:
- the LOC119975549 gene encoding muscarinic acetylcholine receptor M2-like: MENSAEVNESLTNLTGGFDTEGGYPYTTVEVVFVVIVTGGFSVMTIIGNILVIASITLNRQLQTINNYFIFSLACADLIIGLFSMNLYTVYTVTGYWPMGTVLCDLWLAVDYVASSASGLNLLIISFDRYFCVTKPLSYPVKRTAKVAGMMIGAAWVLAFFLWVPAILFWQFIVGKRTVGDGECYVQFLSNQAVIFVTAIAAFYLPVLIMVILYVQISRASRSRVKEDIKETESNKFTVVRSLGRRKRMKQNKNIPNGTDRLAQVKKQNDKITGAMTINTCGHAADKDLPNKSTSGNMVEFNQTDGGTTQGRIINVCNDESRFRTNNSELSIITIVGKCQKIADCDGTAKIASDINGKNGNAREVTAPTVLKIRGAVSRGEKVTRTILAILLAFIITLSPYFFMVLISTMCSICVPYTAWTIGYWLVYINSTVNPACYALCNPTFKKTFKHLILCQYKSIGRA, encoded by the coding sequence ATGGAAAACTCAGCAGAGGTAAATGAATCTCTCACCAATCTTACAGGCGGGTTTGACACTGAAGGAGGGTATCCTTACACCACGGTCGAAGTGGTCTTCGTTGTAATTGTGACAGGAGGTTTCAGCGTGATGACAATTATTGGAAACATTCTAGTCATTGCTTCTATCACATTAAACAGACAATTGCAAACTATTAATAACTACTTTATTTTCAGCTTGGCCTGTGCTGATTTAATTATTGGTTTGTTCTCCATGAATCTATACACTGTATACACTGTTACTGGCTACTGGCCGATGGGCACCGTGTTATGCGATTTGTGGCTTGCTGTAGATTATGTTGCCAGTAGTGCTTCTGGCCTGAACCTGCTGATCATCAGCTTTGACCGCTACTTCTGTGTGACAAAGCCCCTCAGCTATCCCGTGAAAAGAACAGCGAAAGTGGCAGGGATGATGATCGGAGCAGCTTGGGTGCTGGCATTTTTCCTTTGGGTACCGGCCATTCTCTTCTGGCAGTTCATCGTAGGAAAGCGAACTGTTGGTGACGGCGAATGTTATGTGCAGTTCCTCTCAAATCAGGCTGTCATTTTTGTCACTGCAATTGCTGCCTTCTATCTTCCTGTTCTCATCATGGTGATTTTGTATGTGCAAATATCTCGGGCCAGCAGGAGTCGTGTGAAGGAGGATATAAAGGAGACTGAATCAAACAAGTTTACAGTTGTTCGGAGTCTCGGGCGGAGGAAAAGAATGAAACAGAATAAGAATATACCAAATGGTACCGATAGATTGGCACAGGTCAAAAAGCAAAATGACAAAATAACTGGGGCAATGACAATTAATACTTGTGGCCACGCAGCTGATAAGGATCTGCCCAATAAGTCAACCTCCGGAAATATGGTCGAATTTAACCagacagatggagggacaacacaGGGGAGAATAATAAATGTCTGTAATGATGAAAGCCGTTTCAGGACGAATAATTCCGAACTCTCTATCATAACGATAGTTGGCAAATGCCAGAAAATCGCCGACTGTGACGGTACGGCAAAAATAGCATCAGACATCAATGGCAAGAATGGGAATGCCAGGGAGGTCACAGCACCCACAGTGTTGAAAATAAGGGGCGCTGTATCCCGAGGAGAAAAAGTTACCCGAACTATCTTGGCTATTCTCCTCGCTTTTATCATCACCTTGAGCCCATACTTCTTCATGGTACTCATTAGCACCATGTgttcaatctgtgtcccctacACAGCCTGGACTATTGGATACTGGCTCGTTTACATCAACAGTACCGTCAATCCAGCCTGTTACGCATTGTGTAATCCCACCTTCAAGAAAACTTTCAAGCATCTTATCCTGTGTCAGTACAAGTCCATCGGTAGAGCATGA